The genomic segment GCTCGTCGTTGAGCAACATATCGTCGTCGGCTGTGCAGGCTGTCAGCACCATGGCTGCGAATAGATATATGATATGTTTAAACTTCATCATTCTTAATAGGTTGGAAGTTTGGGGGTATGACTATAATACGTAGTATCTGTGCCGTTGATATACTTACAGTTATTCACGTAGCCAGAGATGTTATCCTTATCCTTAAACAGCTTTGCACCAGTGATGATGGTGTTGACCACCTCAGCACGCCAGCCCAAGGTGGGAACCCATGTAGTGCCCTCCAGATGGACATTCGCCTCCCATGTGGCGTTCTTGTCAGTCTCCTGGGTAGTGGTATACTCGCCATTCAAGCCATCGAACAGATAAGCTCGTTTGCCTGTGATGGTAATCTTGTGGTCGAGGGCGTCGAGGTGGCCGGTGAAGGTAAAGTCTTTAGGGAAATGACAAGTATCTGTATCAATGGTGATATCCTTCTGCAGAATGAAGTAGTCACCATGATGCGCGCCACCCTGATAAGCCTGCAGGAGCATGTATATCCATCTGGCATCGCTCACATACTGCACTGAATTGTTCTCGCTGTCGGCATCATAGAAATGACCATCGGTGACGCCAGCGCTTAGGGTACTGTTGGTGTAGGCACGCTGCCAACTGCTACCTGCTACTGACAAGTTGTTGCCGTTCTGGTTGTTCACGCCATAATAGTCATCTGGATAAACGGTTTCCTTCCACAAGCGCGAGCCAGCACTGTTATAGTCGATGCGCTCAGGATTAACACGCAGATAGACTACTGTTTCGTCGTTGGCGTTGAGGTCGAAGGTAAAGGACTTCTCGTACTCCAGGTCGTTGCTCAGCGTGAGTTCGAAGTCAATGTTGTTATTGTAATTGGCAGTCTGTTCTGTCTCATCGAACATCACATTGGGTTTCTCCTTGTTCTCTGTATAGGTGGGACGGACAATGAGGTCGTAGTAGGGACACTTGCCATAGTTCAGACTGGTGTAGTTGCCCTGTGTGTCGTTTTTGGCATCCTCGTAGTTCTCGTCAATGGGGAAGATGAGTTTGCCTGTTTTATTCTCCTGATACAGTGTCACCTCTTCCTGACCCAGATAATGTGGGATGGCTTTGCGTTCCTTTTTCCAGACAGGCTTTCCATTCTCGACATGATCAAGGGTCCGGACATTACAGAAACGCAGCATGGTGTTCTCCACGTTCTCGTTGTTCTTGTCGTTCTCTGTATCAAAACCCTTCAGGGTGGCATTCATGGTCTTGTCTATCAATACATAGGCCACCACACGCGCCAGACGATGCTGCAGGGGAATGGTGATACGACCAACGGTAGCGGCAATCTTGGTAGAGGGGGGAACAGCGGTATACTGACTTAAGGCATTGTAGTTACGCGTCTTACTGTCCTCCAAGTCTTCAGGGATAAAAACGCCCTCGAAGAAATGGGCACCGTTGCCCAACCACTTAGCGTGCTTGTCGTTGCTGTTCGTCAAGCTATAAAGATCGTTTGCAAGTTTCAGCTTGGCCTCTTGCTTGGCATCGGCATCCTGATAATAGTAGATGGTCATACCTTTTGCACTCAAGTTATCTTTCAGCCAATTGGGAGTTTGGATGGCTACGTCGGCACGCGTTGCGACAGCCGTGGTGACCATATCGCTGGTACTCACGCCGCCCACATGAATGATGTTGCTATCATCTTCGGAGGATAGCACCTCATCCTGCGAGTTGCATGCCGTTAAGAGCATGAAACCCAAAGCCAGTGGGATATATCTTTTTATTTTCTTCATCATATTCGCTTAAAAATCCTTTTCCATTGGGGTGATGGCATTGCGCTTACCAATCAGCGACTCATCACTACCTGTTGGTGTGCCCACACCATTGCAGTTGTCCTGCCACCAGTTGCCCTGACAGGTCTTTGAGGTGGCAGTCACATTACTTGCGCCCACATTAGCACTGCCTAAGATTCCTCCGTGCTTTTCATCCTGTGTCAAGATGATGAAGCTGGTACAGTCGGTGATGGTCAGTTCTGGTGTGTTATTTGAATTTGATTTGTTCTCTATACCACCCACGATACCACCGCAATAGATGACCGAAGCGCCAGTGCCATCAAACTTACTGCCAGAATGGATGATGCATTGGGTAACTGTAGTCTTTGATGCTGTAGAGACAATACCACCTGTAAACTTACGTCCCTGCGTGACAGATGTACTCACATTGGCATAGAGATTCACCAGTACTTCGCAGTTCTTGACAGTGGCATTGTCGTAAGCCCATACCACCACACCTGCTGGGTTCGAGGCTTTGATGACCGTATTGTTGAGGGTCTTCACCTTGATATTACTGATCTCGGCACCATCGCCGTGAACAGCAAAGGCCAAAGGTGCGATACCATCTGTAGCTTGTGTCGCATCCTGAGTGGCTGTCAAATCGGCAATTACATCAACCGTTAAGTTGTGTATGATACCTGTGACCTCATCAAAGATCATGGCCTTGGTGGTGATGGTCTTGCCGTTACCATCCAGTTCGTATTTCACGTCGCCAGTGGTTTCCTGAACGGTGATATCCTTTGCCAGGCGATAACGCTTTTTATCATCGTTGTATGGATGGCCTGTTGAGGCTTCCAACTCATCCTTACAATCGATGATGCCTGAGTAGGGATTCTCAAAGGCATTGGTGTTAGGACGGTTCTCACCAAAGGAATTATCATCAACTGTTGGCCAGGCGTTGTTCTCAACATTGAAGGTGGCATGATTGTTGTTTCTTTCGCCCACGATATTCTTGAATTGCGTCTTGTCCTGATTCAGGGTGATGCCATATTCAAAGGTGTTGTTGTTGATGTAGCCATTGGCCATACCAACGATGCCGCCACCCTTCTGTTTGCCACCATCCACACGATTGGTCACGGTGCAACCATCGATGATGGCAATCTTACTTTCTGCGGAAAGGGAAGTAGCGGCAATACCACCCACGTAATCGACAGTACCATCTGACACTCTCAAGGCGGAATGACATTTCGAGATGGTGCCAGTGTTGTTGACCACCACACCTGCGGCAGTGGCATGGGCCGTTGCATCTTTTGTCGTCACGCGGACATCCTCGATGGCGCCCTTGTTGGTTTTAGCTACAGCGGCATCAACAACACCACCAATCTGGATGGTGCCGTTCTGCAGGGTGGCAGCATCCTCAAGGGTTGAGAGAAAGCGATGGCTACTGATAATCGACTTGCCACCCAGGTTCAGCGTACAGTTCAGGGAGCTAGCGTTATAGACTGACCAATCTTCTGAATAGTTGGCAGATGTTTCCTCCAGGTTAATATTAGCTGTAAGCAGCGCCACATTTCCTGCTTTGTTCTTCTCGTCTGATTTCAGGAATTCGATGAGCTCGTCACGATTACTGATCTTGATGGGCTCGCCTGCATTACCATAATCGTCACAGATGGTATTGGTCACCTCTTCTGTCCAATCCTCGACATAGGCCGACATCAGAATCTTACGACTGTCACGACTCAGGGTGACGGTGATGACCAGATGCTTGCCAGGCTCCAGGTTGTATTTAGCATTGCTGGGATTTTCAGAGGCATTGAATTTTGAATCGTTCTCTGCTTTGAATGAGTAATGCTGACCAGAAAGACTAATCTTGGCAATGAGGTCGGTAGAGGGCTTGGCGGAATAGTCGTAGGGCTGCACAATGGCATCATAGCGCGTGGTACTCACATTATCCTCAATTCCACCGTTCTTATCTTTATCGTAATGAATCTTTTCTTCCTTGGCCAATGGCGTAATCTCCAATGGCTTAGCGGCGCCATCGGTATATGAATAGATGTTGGCACTCAAGTCGTTCTCGGCCACGTCAAAGGCCAGGGCCTTACGACTCACACCCTCGCCTGCCTTCAGGATGATGCTGATGAGTGAACGTTTGTGCTGCAGATAGAGTGGTATCTTCTTTAAGTCGTTATTGTCGCTCACCATCTTGGAATTATAGTTCAGTTTCTTCCAATCCTTGGCTGTGTGATAATTCAGGGCATCTAGGTCGTCTGTGGGTTTGTCGTTGTCTGCGTCCCACAACTGCACATAGCCATAGCCCTCCAGACGGTCTTGCTGTAGCCAGTCTTTCGGGGTGTTCTGAATAGGTGAGATGTCATCTGTGCCTGCCACAGCCTTAAAGGCATAGGGCACGGTGGTGCTGGGCCAATATAATGGTTTATCGCTTTTTAGAGAACCAATGCCATCATATTTGATCGATACAGTATCTCCTTCTTCGTCTGTGGTTACAGTTGGTGCAGGGCAATAGGTGCTAGTGCCTATGAGTTTATCACTGTTGCCATCTTTCTGATACATGTCAATTGTAAACTCATAAGCCTTGTTGACGGCCTGATATGCATTCATCTCTTTCTCATAATCCTCTTGAGCAGTACCACGTGTGGCAGGGGCACTGGGCAGCGAGGTGGTGAACATCACTTCCTCGCCCTCGGAGATATCCTCAGAGAAAAGACTGTCAAGGGTTTCATTACAACCTGTCATCCCAAGGATGAAGGTCGCCATGAGCACCAGCTGTGATAGTTTATATAGATAGTTTCTTTTCATGTCTTTCTTAGTTCTGATCATCATCTTTAATCGTGCCATTAGTCGAATAGCTCGATGTGTCCATCTCCCAAGGCTTGATCTTGGCAGTGACCTCTGCTATCAGACTACGACGCAACTCCATGTTGTAGATGTACTTGGTGCCACTCTTCAGCGTCAGGTTCTTCACGCCTTTATAGGTGGCCACGTGCTTGACAGCATCGGTGGCATCAGACTCTCTCCAAGTGATGCGGATGCCCTGCAGGGTGCCGAAGGCGATACACTCGAACGACCTAAGATAGCCGCCTACGGGTGTTGAGCGCTGGAACATGTTGAAAGAGGAACCATAAGGATTGTCTTTTATGGTTTTCTGATACTTATCGGCGTCAACATTGATGGGAAGGGAGGTGACAGCAGGCAGCGTGCCGTCTGGCAGGATGCAGTAGGGCACATAACCCGTCTCGGCCACGCCCAGCAGTTCTACACTTTCAATCCATTCGTCCTTGATGACCGCCGATTCGTCCAACGAGCTTTTCAGGTTGACCTGTATCTGTGCAAACTGATGCTTAAAGAACAGTTTTACGCGGTTGGCCTCAGGGGTGCCGCCCGAAGGACGTGCTGTCTCTAAAGCGAGGATGGGGTCTGGCTGCTCTGACATTGATGTCTTCTGGCCTCTTGTCAGGTCGTAGGCCAGCATATACTGGTCCTTATATTTATCGGTGACATCCGGATAGATTTTCAGGGAACCATTGCTAATGCTCCCATCAAGATCATGATTGTCTGTCAGCGCCAGGAAGATATGGTTCAAGCGGTTCTGCCAATAGAAACACTTGGAGTTCATGTCGAAACCATAGTCATCCAAACTGTCTTTTTTGACTTCTGAGTATGTCTGATTCCAATAGACGGCATTACCCGTGGTGTTGCTGATCTTCAGCCAGGCCGTGGTCATGTTGACATCGGATACTGGAGCGCTAAACTTAGATTCGTTGGTATCGTTAGCACCAGCATGGAAGAACATGGAACAGACAAAGCGACTGTTCTTAGGCATATAGGATGCGGTTGCACGGGTAACGGTTGCCTCGGTATTACCGGCGGAGAAGAGCACAGGCATGCGCTCTATCTGCTGTAGTCCTTCGTCAAATGTCTCCTGTTCGGCAGTACATCCTGACAATACCAAGGCCATGATGATATATATGTTAATCCAGAATTTCACGTCTAAACTCTCAATTTTCAATTCTCACTTCTCAACTTGCGGCAACGCCGCACATCTCTAGTCCCAATCGAGCGTGGCATTACCGCTACCAGTCTCTTCTATCCAGTCCTTCACTAAAGCACGGAACTGAATCTCTTCTTTTTTTAATGTGATGGTGTAGGTATAACTCTTGCCACGTACCCAGGTGGTAATGCCTGCATTATCTTTGTCTTTGCACAGGTTCAACTGCAACTTATACTTTGTGCCATCGGCCAGGGTGACAGTGATGAAAGCATCGTTGGTGATGGCCTGCGGCAGCACGATGACTGTTTCGTCCTTACCCAGTCTGCTGATAGCATCGGTTGCAGAAGTAATACCCGTGATGGCTCCATCCTCCATGTAGATAGTACCAGCGGTAATAAGGTTGCTGACGGCAATCGTAGCTTTTTCAAAATCCACGGCATCGGCACCGGTGGTGGTCTCCAGCTTGAAAACGACCTTACTCATGGCATGCTCAAAAATCAGGGGCACATTACCCGTACGGGGTGCGATGGCCGCACCAGCATCAATGTTGTTATGCTTGGCAGTGGTTCCCCAAAGGACATCCTCATTCTGTTTTACCTCGAGATTGTTTTCGTTACCACTCAGTGCACGGAAGAAGAACTGGTCCGTGCCGTTGGGCCAGTAGATGGCAGGAGAGTTAGTCCACTCGCCAGAGTTAAGAGTGGAAGTGGTGGCCAATGCGTATTCATTGGTGGAAGAAGCCTTCTTCCAGAACAGGCGGAATGAAGCCCCATCCTTAAAGGCTTTACCGGCATCTTCAACAGTCACGTTGACAATGTCATGATCAAAGGCGATGTCGCCATTGCCCTCGGCAGTCACCGTGGTCCAGTCTTTCAGAGAGGCTTCCACCGTTATTGCGGTTTTGCTGACGTTTACATCAAGATGATAATTGACGCCCGACTGAGTCGCGATAGCGGTCTGATTAGCATCATAGCCCTCTTTGGCCCATGCCGTAGCCTTCAGCATATCATCGGTGATGGTAAGTGTGTAGTTATTGCCCTCCACGTCAACAATGTTTAGTAGTTTGTCGCCCACGTTGAGCGGTGTGCCGGGGGCCACAATAGCGGTGAAGGTACGAGTGGCGCCCGATGTGTAAGGTTCGCCATACATCTGGATGTTCGCTGCTGTCGTACTGGTGATTGTTCCTTCCGGCGCATTCACCTCTGACACTGTCAGCATCTGGTTCAGCATCAACTGGGTGTCTTTCATCGGTGTCGTACCAAAGGTTTTATCTGTCTTGATGGTGACCGTCACCTCACTCATGGCGTGGGTGAATGGTACTGTCAGTTTACCAAGTTGGGTCTTTGCGTGCTT from the Prevotella sp. E15-22 genome contains:
- a CDS encoding fimbrillin family protein; protein product: MMKKRNILYIGIALMLTGCASDENMNDTLSGNGKTPLLLETSLNSQRLVTRAVNGSFADDDQLLVYIRHTTGGEKGTYTTVVTDQAPKLVTFKASVPPVLYWDDFSNSSAKTTDLRTEGHALQTYYGYCYNGGAPTTTLEETTGKLGWTISKEQTSAEVVQHADLLWSAEQAAVTYKHAKTQLGKLTVPFTHAMSEVTVTIKTDKTFGTTPMKDTQLMLNQMLTVSEVNAPEGTITSTTAANIQMYGEPYTSGATRTFTAIVAPGTPLNVGDKLLNIVDVEGNNYTLTITDDMLKATAWAKEGYDANQTAIATQSGVNYHLDVNVSKTAITVEASLKDWTTVTAEGNGDIAFDHDIVNVTVEDAGKAFKDGASFRLFWKKASSTNEYALATTSTLNSGEWTNSPAIYWPNGTDQFFFRALSGNENNLEVKQNEDVLWGTTAKHNNIDAGAAIAPRTGNVPLIFEHAMSKVVFKLETTTGADAVDFEKATIAVSNLITAGTIYMEDGAITGITSATDAISRLGKDETVIVLPQAITNDAFITVTLADGTKYKLQLNLCKDKDNAGITTWVRGKSYTYTITLKKEEIQFRALVKDWIEETGSGNATLDWD
- a CDS encoding fimbrillin family protein, translated to MMIRTKKDMKRNYLYKLSQLVLMATFILGMTGCNETLDSLFSEDISEGEEVMFTTSLPSAPATRGTAQEDYEKEMNAYQAVNKAYEFTIDMYQKDGNSDKLIGTSTYCPAPTVTTDEEGDTVSIKYDGIGSLKSDKPLYWPSTTVPYAFKAVAGTDDISPIQNTPKDWLQQDRLEGYGYVQLWDADNDKPTDDLDALNYHTAKDWKKLNYNSKMVSDNNDLKKIPLYLQHKRSLISIILKAGEGVSRKALAFDVAENDLSANIYSYTDGAAKPLEITPLAKEEKIHYDKDKNGGIEDNVSTTRYDAIVQPYDYSAKPSTDLIAKISLSGQHYSFKAENDSKFNASENPSNAKYNLEPGKHLVITVTLSRDSRKILMSAYVEDWTEEVTNTICDDYGNAGEPIKISNRDELIEFLKSDEKNKAGNVALLTANINLEETSANYSEDWSVYNASSLNCTLNLGGKSIISSHRFLSTLEDAATLQNGTIQIGGVVDAAVAKTNKGAIEDVRVTTKDATAHATAAGVVVNNTGTISKCHSALRVSDGTVDYVGGIAATSLSAESKIAIIDGCTVTNRVDGGKQKGGGIVGMANGYINNNTFEYGITLNQDKTQFKNIVGERNNNHATFNVENNAWPTVDDNSFGENRPNTNAFENPYSGIIDCKDELEASTGHPYNDDKKRYRLAKDITVQETTGDVKYELDGNGKTITTKAMIFDEVTGIIHNLTVDVIADLTATQDATQATDGIAPLAFAVHGDGAEISNIKVKTLNNTVIKASNPAGVVVWAYDNATVKNCEVLVNLYANVSTSVTQGRKFTGGIVSTASKTTVTQCIIHSGSKFDGTGASVIYCGGIVGGIENKSNSNNTPELTITDCTSFIILTQDEKHGGILGSANVGASNVTATSKTCQGNWWQDNCNGVGTPTGSDESLIGKRNAITPMEKDF
- a CDS encoding fimbrillin family protein — translated: MKFWINIYIIMALVLSGCTAEQETFDEGLQQIERMPVLFSAGNTEATVTRATASYMPKNSRFVCSMFFHAGANDTNESKFSAPVSDVNMTTAWLKISNTTGNAVYWNQTYSEVKKDSLDDYGFDMNSKCFYWQNRLNHIFLALTDNHDLDGSISNGSLKIYPDVTDKYKDQYMLAYDLTRGQKTSMSEQPDPILALETARPSGGTPEANRVKLFFKHQFAQIQVNLKSSLDESAVIKDEWIESVELLGVAETGYVPYCILPDGTLPAVTSLPINVDADKYQKTIKDNPYGSSFNMFQRSTPVGGYLRSFECIAFGTLQGIRITWRESDATDAVKHVATYKGVKNLTLKSGTKYIYNMELRRSLIAEVTAKIKPWEMDTSSYSTNGTIKDDDQN